One Ananas comosus cultivar F153 linkage group 1, ASM154086v1, whole genome shotgun sequence DNA window includes the following coding sequences:
- the LOC109709952 gene encoding uncharacterized protein LOC109709952 isoform X1 translates to MAKKRLKLCSVEGDVEIPTQCPKQTREFSLPHQPDAETHEMDDDVDQVDSNEVEICITGGSSARGKRGVTRMSDIWNLPSNQRIMLKYNNYFQPIDKEGSILHRFMGTVVRKPNLAPIDYLSWRKMDVKYKNSCWEVLESKFEFPRDPTTREKIRHNTIKKLGDLWRNYKCELKAKYYDESRKRKEILARAPPSVNHAQFARLVDYWRSDEAKRWNLFAKIGAICLQERSRKNKENRDKKKDFHTGGSKSIAQYAFEMEKHGEVPSRGKLYIALHQQKNGEPVTKRAKKNIKKLKKLMQKESDVTQGSSGGSSMWAADDAYSKVIGQDRHGRVRGVGFGPTPSMLSDVSSNNSHQLKIISMEEILRDKDREIYDLKERLASIEAKVDMLFSKQSDAQSSKVQDVDGRADCDTQRESGI, encoded by the exons ATGGCAAAGAAACGTCTCAAGCTTTGCTCTGTAGAGGGTGATGTGGAGATACCGACACAATGCCCTAAACAGACTCGAGAATTTTCACTTCCGCACCAACCAGATGCCGAGACGCATGAAATGGATGATGATGTCGACCAAGTAGATTCTAATGAAGTGGAAATTTGTATCACTG GTGGGTCATCTGCACGTGGAAAACGAGGGGTCACTCGTATGTCTGACATTTGGAATTTGCCTTCTAATCAACGGATTATGTTGAAATATAATAACTATTTTCAGCCCATTGATAAAGAAGGCAGCATTCTTCATAGATTTATGGGTACTGTAGTCAGGAAGCCAAATCTAGCTCCAATTGATTACTTGAGTTGGCGTAAGATGGATGTTAAGTACAAAAATTCTTGTTGGGAAGTTCTTGAG TCAAAGTTTGAATTCCCGAGAGATCCAACAACAAGAGAAAAGATTCGGCATAACACAATAAAGAAGCTTGGCGATCTTTGGAGAAATTACAAGTGCGAGTTGAAAGCGAAATATTATGATGAATCACGAAAAAGGAAGGAGATTTTAGCTAGGGCACCACCATCTGTTAATCATGCCCAATTTGCTAGATTAGTTGATTATTGGCGTTCTGATGAAGCGAAG agaTGGAACCTATTTGCTAAAATTGGGGCAATATGCTTGCAGGAACGtagtagaaaaaataaagaaaatagagataaaaaaaaggaCTTTCATACTggtggttcaaaatcaatagcACAGTATGCATTTGAGATG GAGAAGCATGGAGAAGTTCCAAGTAGGGGAAAGCTTTATATTGCGCTTCATCAACAAAAAAATGGAGAGCCTGTTACAAAGCGcgccaaaaaaaatatt AAGAAGTTGAAGAAATTAATGCAAAAAGAATCGGATGTCACTCAAGGCAGCTCAGGAGGTAGCTCAATGTGGGCGGCTGATGATGCATATTCTAAAGTGATTGGCCAAGATCGCCATGGTCGTGTTCGTGGTGTGGGATTTGGTCCAACACCCTCTATGCTAAGTGACGTATCGTCAAACAATtctcatcaattaaagatcatttcAATGGAAGAAATTTTAAGAGATAAAGATAGAGAAATATATGACCTTAAGGAGAGATTAGCTTCTATAGAGGCCAAAGTAGATATGCTTTTTTCAAAGCAGTCGGATGCTCAATCTTCAAAG GTTCAAGATGTTGATGGTAGAGCTGATTGTGACACTCAAAGAGAAAGTGGAATTTAA
- the LOC109709952 gene encoding uncharacterized protein LOC109709952 isoform X3: protein MAKKRLKLCSVEGDVEIPTQCPKQTREFSLPHQPDAETHEMDDDVDQVDSNEVEICITGGSSARGKRGVTRMSDIWNLPSNQRIMLKYNNYFQPIDKEGSILHRFMGTVVRKPNLAPIDYLSWRKMDVKYKNSCWEVLESKFEFPRDPTTREKIRHNTIKKLGDLWRNYKCELKAKYYDESRKRKEILARAPPSVNHAQFARLVDYWRSDEAKKKLKKLMQKESDVTQGSSGGSSMWAADDAYSKVIGQDRHGRVRGVGFGPTPSMLSDVSSNNSHQLKIISMEEILRDKDREIYDLKERLASIEAKVDMLFSKQSDAQSSKVQDVDGRADCDTQRESGI, encoded by the exons ATGGCAAAGAAACGTCTCAAGCTTTGCTCTGTAGAGGGTGATGTGGAGATACCGACACAATGCCCTAAACAGACTCGAGAATTTTCACTTCCGCACCAACCAGATGCCGAGACGCATGAAATGGATGATGATGTCGACCAAGTAGATTCTAATGAAGTGGAAATTTGTATCACTG GTGGGTCATCTGCACGTGGAAAACGAGGGGTCACTCGTATGTCTGACATTTGGAATTTGCCTTCTAATCAACGGATTATGTTGAAATATAATAACTATTTTCAGCCCATTGATAAAGAAGGCAGCATTCTTCATAGATTTATGGGTACTGTAGTCAGGAAGCCAAATCTAGCTCCAATTGATTACTTGAGTTGGCGTAAGATGGATGTTAAGTACAAAAATTCTTGTTGGGAAGTTCTTGAG TCAAAGTTTGAATTCCCGAGAGATCCAACAACAAGAGAAAAGATTCGGCATAACACAATAAAGAAGCTTGGCGATCTTTGGAGAAATTACAAGTGCGAGTTGAAAGCGAAATATTATGATGAATCACGAAAAAGGAAGGAGATTTTAGCTAGGGCACCACCATCTGTTAATCATGCCCAATTTGCTAGATTAGTTGATTATTGGCGTTCTGATGAAGCGAAG AAGAAGTTGAAGAAATTAATGCAAAAAGAATCGGATGTCACTCAAGGCAGCTCAGGAGGTAGCTCAATGTGGGCGGCTGATGATGCATATTCTAAAGTGATTGGCCAAGATCGCCATGGTCGTGTTCGTGGTGTGGGATTTGGTCCAACACCCTCTATGCTAAGTGACGTATCGTCAAACAATtctcatcaattaaagatcatttcAATGGAAGAAATTTTAAGAGATAAAGATAGAGAAATATATGACCTTAAGGAGAGATTAGCTTCTATAGAGGCCAAAGTAGATATGCTTTTTTCAAAGCAGTCGGATGCTCAATCTTCAAAG GTTCAAGATGTTGATGGTAGAGCTGATTGTGACACTCAAAGAGAAAGTGGAATTTAA
- the LOC109709952 gene encoding uncharacterized protein LOC109709952 isoform X2 yields the protein MAKKRLKLCSVEGDVEIPTQCPKQTREFSLPHQPDAETHEMDDDVDQVDSNEVEICITGGSSARGKRGVTRMSDIWNLPSNQRIMLKYNNYFQPIDKEGSILHRFMGTVVRKPNLAPIDYLSWRKMDVKYKNSCWEVLESKFEFPRDPTTREKIRHNTIKKLGDLWRNYKCELKAKYYDESRKRKEILARAPPSVNHAQFARLVDYWRSDEAKERSRKNKENRDKKKDFHTGGSKSIAQYAFEMEKHGEVPSRGKLYIALHQQKNGEPVTKRAKKNIKKLKKLMQKESDVTQGSSGGSSMWAADDAYSKVIGQDRHGRVRGVGFGPTPSMLSDVSSNNSHQLKIISMEEILRDKDREIYDLKERLASIEAKVDMLFSKQSDAQSSKVQDVDGRADCDTQRESGI from the exons ATGGCAAAGAAACGTCTCAAGCTTTGCTCTGTAGAGGGTGATGTGGAGATACCGACACAATGCCCTAAACAGACTCGAGAATTTTCACTTCCGCACCAACCAGATGCCGAGACGCATGAAATGGATGATGATGTCGACCAAGTAGATTCTAATGAAGTGGAAATTTGTATCACTG GTGGGTCATCTGCACGTGGAAAACGAGGGGTCACTCGTATGTCTGACATTTGGAATTTGCCTTCTAATCAACGGATTATGTTGAAATATAATAACTATTTTCAGCCCATTGATAAAGAAGGCAGCATTCTTCATAGATTTATGGGTACTGTAGTCAGGAAGCCAAATCTAGCTCCAATTGATTACTTGAGTTGGCGTAAGATGGATGTTAAGTACAAAAATTCTTGTTGGGAAGTTCTTGAG TCAAAGTTTGAATTCCCGAGAGATCCAACAACAAGAGAAAAGATTCGGCATAACACAATAAAGAAGCTTGGCGATCTTTGGAGAAATTACAAGTGCGAGTTGAAAGCGAAATATTATGATGAATCACGAAAAAGGAAGGAGATTTTAGCTAGGGCACCACCATCTGTTAATCATGCCCAATTTGCTAGATTAGTTGATTATTGGCGTTCTGATGAAGCGAAG GAACGtagtagaaaaaataaagaaaatagagataaaaaaaaggaCTTTCATACTggtggttcaaaatcaatagcACAGTATGCATTTGAGATG GAGAAGCATGGAGAAGTTCCAAGTAGGGGAAAGCTTTATATTGCGCTTCATCAACAAAAAAATGGAGAGCCTGTTACAAAGCGcgccaaaaaaaatatt AAGAAGTTGAAGAAATTAATGCAAAAAGAATCGGATGTCACTCAAGGCAGCTCAGGAGGTAGCTCAATGTGGGCGGCTGATGATGCATATTCTAAAGTGATTGGCCAAGATCGCCATGGTCGTGTTCGTGGTGTGGGATTTGGTCCAACACCCTCTATGCTAAGTGACGTATCGTCAAACAATtctcatcaattaaagatcatttcAATGGAAGAAATTTTAAGAGATAAAGATAGAGAAATATATGACCTTAAGGAGAGATTAGCTTCTATAGAGGCCAAAGTAGATATGCTTTTTTCAAAGCAGTCGGATGCTCAATCTTCAAAG GTTCAAGATGTTGATGGTAGAGCTGATTGTGACACTCAAAGAGAAAGTGGAATTTAA